A single Musa acuminata AAA Group cultivar baxijiao unplaced genomic scaffold, Cavendish_Baxijiao_AAA HiC_scaffold_323, whole genome shotgun sequence DNA region contains:
- the LOC135657913 gene encoding acetyl-coenzyme A carboxylase carboxyl transferase subunit beta, chloroplastic-like: MGKWWFRSMLSNEKLEHRCGLSKSRCGLSKSMDSLDGIGHTSRSEQPILNDTKNDTKKKIPSWNHSGNYSFTNVDSLFEIKDIWSLISDDTFLVRDSNGDSYSVYFDIENQIFEVDNDSSFLSELEKKLSSYLSRGSKKKNHYYYHYMYDTQSGWNNHINSCIDSYLRFEVSINSSISGSTNNYSDSYFYNFICTENRNSSESGRSSKRTRKNFNDFHEEVESDFHEEVEFHEEVESDFHEEVESDFHEEVEFHEEVESNDFNEEVESDFNEEVESDFNEEVESDFNEEVESDFNEEVESDFNEEVEFHEEVEFHEEVESDFHEEVESNDFNINQKYKHLWVQCENCYGLNYKKFFKSKMNICEQCGYHLKMSSSDRIELSIDPGTWDPLDKDMISIDPIDFRSKEEPYGDRIDSYQRRTGLADAIQTGIGQINGIPVAIGVMDFQFMGGSMGSVVGEKITRLIEYATNRSLPVIIVCASGGARMQEGSLSLMQMAKISSASSNYQSDKKLFYVSILTSPTTGGVTASFGMLGDIIIAEPNAYIAFAGKRVIEQTLKKVIPEGSQVSEYLFHKGLFDPIVPRNLLKGVLGELFQLHGFFPLNPSSKM; encoded by the coding sequence ATGGGAAAATGGTGGTTCCGTTCGATGTTGTCTAACGAGAAGTTAGAACATAGGTGTGGGCTAAGTAAATCTAGGTGTGGGCTAAGTAAATCAATGGATAGTCTTGATGGTATTGGACATACCAGTAGAAGTGAACAACCTATTCTAAACGATACGAAGAACGATACGAAGAAAAAGATTCCTAGTTGGAATCATAGTGGTAATTATAGTTTCACTAATGTTGATTCTTtatttgaaatcaaggatatttGGAGTTTGATCTCTGATGACACTTTTTTAGTTAGGGATAGTAATGGTGACAGTTACTCTgtatattttgatattgaaaATCAGATTTTTGAGGTTGACAATGATAGTTCTTTTCTGAGTGAACTAGAAAAAAAACTTTCTAGTTATTTGAGTAGGGGGTCTAAGAAAAAGAATCACTACTATTATCATTACATGTATGATACTCAATCTGGTTGGAATAATCACATTAATAGTTGCATTGATAGTTATCTTCGTTTTGAAGTCAGTATTAATAGTTCTATTTCGGGTAGTACCAACAATTACAGTGACAGTTACTTTTATAACTTCATTTGTACTGAAAATAGAAATAGTAGTGAGAGCGGTAGGTCTAGTAAAAGAACTAGAAAAAATTTCAATGATTTCCATGAAGAGgtggaatccgatttccatgaagaagtagaattccacgaagaagtagaatccgacttccatgaagaagtagaatccgatttccatgaagaagtagaattccacgaagaagtagaatccaatgatttcaatgaagaagtagaatctgatttcaatgaagaagtggaatccgatttcaatgaagaagtggaatccgatttcaatgaagaagtggaatccgatttcaatgaagaagtggaatccgatttcaatgaagaagtagaattccatgaagaagtagaattccatgaagaagtagaatccgacttccatgaagaagtagaatccaatgatttcaatataaatcaaaaataCAAACATTTATGGGTTCAATGCGAAAATTGTTatggattaaattataaaaaattttttaagtcaaaaatgaatatttgtgaacagtgtggatatcatttgaaaatgagtAGTTCAGATAGAATTGAACTTTCGATTGATCCCGGAACTTGGGATCCTCTGGATAAAGATATGATATCTATAGACCCCATTGATTTTCGTTCAAAAGAGGAACCTTATGGAGATCGTATCGATTCTTATCAAAGAAGGACAGGTTTAGCTGATGCTATTCAAACAGGCATAGGTCAAATAAATGGTATTCCCGTAGCAATTGGCGTTATGGATTTTCAGTTTATGGGAGGTAGTATGGGATCCGTAGTAGGCGAGAAAATTACTCGTTTGATCGAGTATGCTACTAATCGATCTCTACCTGTCATTATTGTGTGTGCTTCTGGAGGAGCACGCATGCAAGAAGGAAGTTTGAGCTTGATGCAAATGGCTAAAATATCTTCTGCTTCATCTAATTATCAATCAGATAAAAAGTTATTCTATGTATCAATTCTTACATCTCCTACAACTGGTGGAGTAACAGCCAGTTTTGGTATGTTGGGGGATATCATTATTGCTGAACCTAACGCCTACATTGCATTTGCGGGTAAAAGAGTAATtgaacaaacattaaaaaaggtaatacCTGAAGGTTCACAAGTGTCTGAGTATTTATTCCATAAAGGTTTATTCGACCCAATAGTACCACGTAATCTTTTAAAAGGTGTTCTGGGTGAGTTATTTCAGCTCCACGGTTTCTTTCCCTTGAATCCAAGTTCAAAAATGTAA